The following DNA comes from Alienimonas californiensis.
GCCGCTCGACGGCGGCGGCGTCCGCGGCAGGGTCGGGGGCGGGCGGGTAAAGGGTGCGGGCGACCGTGGGCGAGCCGGCCCGCATCGTCCCCTCCCGCAGGATCTGGTGCAGGATCCGCGGGCCGAGGGTGTGCCGAATCGCCAGCAGCGCCGGCTTGAACCACGGAGGCACCGGCGGGTAGCCGTCGATCGGGAAGGCCAGCCAGTCGGCGCAGTGATCGCAGACCTGACGCAGGTCCCAGTTGCCGCGGCGTTCGTACCCGCCCGTCAGCAGCCGTTCGGCCTCGGCGGGGGCTTCGCCGACGGAGGCGAAGGTCAGCGGGCGGGGCGCCGGCATGGGGGCGGGGGGAGCGGGAGCGACGGGGAATGGCGTCCCGCAGCGTAACGTGG
Coding sequences within:
- a CDS encoding DUF1569 domain-containing protein gives rise to the protein MPAPRPLTFASVGEAPAEAERLLTGGYERRGNWDLRQVCDHCADWLAFPIDGYPPVPPWFKPALLAIRHTLGPRILHQILREGTMRAGSPTVARTLYPPAPDPAADAAAVERLARAADRFLAHEGKYAISPFFGRMSREEARGLQAIHTAHHFGFLEPK